A single region of the Elusimicrobium sp. An273 genome encodes:
- a CDS encoding HAD family hydrolase, which translates to MITTVIFDMDGLLFDTEPIYFECYKKAAAEDGLNFTYELFESCVGISREEAARFILQHFGPQTDMQKLHVRTGEIFEEYLANDGEIRFRPGAKQAVEFFYNRGLKVALASSNITRWVMFLLEKKGIKKYFSSVTTSDDVFRPKPDPEVYLKTAQKLGVDVSECLVFEDSVAGATAAISARMRTCVVPQIKKPTQFVRENAFKIYHSLEDIYPDMDELLA; encoded by the coding sequence ATGATTACGACGGTTATTTTTGATATGGACGGCTTGTTGTTCGACACCGAACCGATTTATTTTGAATGCTACAAGAAAGCCGCCGCCGAAGACGGATTAAATTTTACGTATGAACTGTTTGAATCGTGCGTAGGCATCAGCCGGGAGGAGGCGGCCCGCTTTATTTTGCAGCATTTTGGCCCGCAGACCGATATGCAGAAACTGCACGTGCGGACGGGGGAAATTTTTGAAGAATACCTGGCCAACGACGGAGAAATCCGCTTTCGCCCCGGCGCCAAACAAGCGGTGGAGTTTTTTTATAACCGGGGGCTGAAGGTGGCGCTGGCCTCCTCCAACATTACGCGCTGGGTGATGTTTTTGCTGGAAAAGAAAGGAATTAAAAAGTATTTTTCCTCGGTTACCACGTCCGACGATGTATTCCGCCCCAAACCCGATCCGGAAGTGTATTTGAAAACCGCCCAAAAGTTGGGGGTGGACGTGTCGGAATGTTTGGTGTTTGAAGATTCCGTCGCCGGGGCTACGGCGGCCATTTCCGCCCGCATGCGCACCTGCGTGGTGCCGCAAATCAAAAAACCCACCCAATTCGTGCGGGAAAACGCCTTTAAAATCTATCATTCGCTGGAAGACATTTACCCGGATATGGACGAGTTGCTGGCCTAA
- a CDS encoding glycine--tRNA ligase subunit alpha, whose product MNFQDMISALNTYWTKQGCVLVQPYDVEKGAGTYNPETFFGSLTTKPVKRAYVEPCRRPADGRYGENPNRLGKYYQYQVIMKPAPANIQEIYLNSLKAIGLDPKQHDVRWIEDDWQSPTLGASGVGWEIWLDGMEITQFTYFQNMAGYALHPITVEITYGLERIAMYCQKVDNVFDIRWNDEITYRDVHHEGERQFSHYYFEESNVDHLRRYIQECEEECMALCKKGLYLPAYDNAMKLSHYFNMLEARGAISVSDRTNNITKIRNLAKACAKTYVESVEKQEHQNEEAAK is encoded by the coding sequence ATGAATTTTCAGGATATGATATCCGCCCTAAACACCTATTGGACTAAACAAGGCTGCGTCCTCGTTCAGCCCTATGACGTTGAAAAAGGCGCCGGCACCTATAACCCGGAAACCTTTTTCGGCTCTTTGACCACCAAACCCGTCAAGCGCGCCTACGTGGAACCCTGCCGCCGCCCGGCGGACGGCCGCTACGGCGAAAACCCCAACCGCTTGGGCAAATACTATCAGTATCAAGTCATTATGAAACCCGCCCCGGCCAACATTCAGGAAATCTATTTAAACTCTTTAAAAGCCATCGGCCTAGACCCCAAACAGCACGACGTCCGCTGGATTGAAGACGACTGGCAGTCCCCCACGTTAGGGGCGTCCGGCGTCGGCTGGGAAATTTGGCTGGACGGAATGGAAATTACCCAATTTACCTATTTCCAAAATATGGCGGGCTACGCGCTGCACCCCATTACGGTGGAAATTACCTACGGCTTGGAACGCATTGCCATGTATTGCCAGAAAGTGGACAATGTTTTTGACATCCGCTGGAACGACGAAATTACCTACCGCGACGTCCACCACGAAGGCGAGCGGCAGTTTTCGCATTATTATTTTGAAGAATCCAACGTAGACCACCTGCGCCGCTATATTCAGGAATGCGAAGAAGAATGCATGGCCTTGTGCAAAAAAGGCCTGTATCTGCCGGCGTATGACAACGCGATGAAACTTTCGCACTATTTTAATATGTTGGAAGCGCGCGGGGCGATTTCCGTGTCCGACCGCACCAATAACATCACCAAAATCCGCAACTTGGCCAAAGCCTGCGCCAAAACCTATGTGGAAAGCGTAGAAAAACAAGAACACCAAAACGAGGAGGCCGCCAAATGA
- the glyS gene encoding glycine--tRNA ligase subunit beta: protein MNALLEIGVEHLPARFMAPALKQLETLTAQLLDEKRIAYKSVESFGTYRRLVVYIEDLAEKSADVQKEVKGPPAKLLKDANGHFTPQSAGFAQKNGIAPEKLTVVETEKGPFIYAVVKIKGEKTAKLLPEIFTRIVTGLEFAKNMVWEESGLRYGRPIRSLIGLYGSKVVKFTVAGVTSNRNTYPLSSFGRKPIKVEKADKAYYVDLLRSQPQPILVLPQERKEALIKTVSNEAKVRGYQADLDPELIEETVWFTEHPVAVGGDFEIKFLTLPKELVTTVLKKQIKMFPVLNDKGELQPYFIAVRDGISVNQNEVRDGFKKVMSARLSDAVFFFENDKKDGLETFKEKLKNVQFLEGLGSMYEKSARTEKLADWLCDKLGQSSLRDTVDYAASHAYADLASHVVYEFPELQGYMGGQYAALEGRQDAAKAMEEFYYPLTSSSQLPETKDACIVSLSGKIDTLVGNFLIGQIPTGSEDPFALRRQAFGAVRILLEGKMNVSLKELVEKSASLYPAGTPDKGLKELPGFLYQRLSLVLEQRGHTPAALNAVINWYEMPLTQVEALVSALDTVKTGEDFAQLLEPAKRVCNLLKKADNVTETVDEKLFELPAEKALYDKIHEVDGQLGCAVHTACTQEEYLRILKTYGAFREPLEMFFKDVMVNVPDAAVRQNRLALLARVRRYLTQTVADITKL, encoded by the coding sequence ATGAATGCTTTGCTGGAAATCGGCGTAGAACACTTGCCCGCCCGCTTTATGGCGCCTGCCTTAAAGCAACTGGAAACGTTAACCGCCCAACTGTTGGACGAAAAAAGAATTGCTTATAAATCGGTGGAATCTTTCGGCACGTACCGCCGCTTAGTCGTGTATATAGAAGACTTGGCCGAAAAATCGGCCGACGTGCAAAAAGAAGTTAAAGGGCCGCCTGCCAAACTGTTAAAAGACGCCAACGGCCATTTTACCCCCCAAAGCGCCGGGTTTGCGCAAAAGAACGGCATCGCTCCCGAAAAATTGACCGTCGTGGAAACGGAAAAAGGCCCCTTTATCTATGCGGTAGTCAAAATCAAAGGCGAAAAAACGGCCAAACTCCTGCCGGAAATTTTTACCCGCATCGTTACCGGGTTGGAATTTGCCAAAAATATGGTGTGGGAAGAATCGGGCCTGCGCTACGGCCGCCCGATCCGCTCGCTCATCGGGCTTTACGGCAGCAAGGTGGTCAAATTTACGGTAGCCGGCGTAACCTCCAACCGCAACACCTATCCGCTTTCTTCCTTCGGCCGCAAGCCGATTAAAGTGGAAAAGGCCGACAAAGCCTATTATGTGGATTTGCTCCGCTCCCAGCCGCAGCCCATTTTGGTACTGCCGCAGGAACGCAAAGAAGCGTTGATTAAGACCGTTTCCAACGAAGCCAAGGTGCGCGGCTACCAAGCCGATTTAGACCCGGAATTAATTGAAGAAACCGTCTGGTTTACCGAACACCCCGTGGCCGTAGGCGGCGATTTTGAAATTAAATTTTTAACCCTGCCCAAAGAATTGGTTACCACGGTGCTTAAGAAACAAATCAAAATGTTCCCCGTCCTAAACGACAAGGGCGAACTGCAGCCGTATTTCATCGCCGTGCGCGACGGAATTTCCGTCAACCAAAACGAAGTGCGCGACGGGTTTAAAAAAGTGATGTCCGCCCGCCTCTCGGACGCGGTGTTCTTCTTTGAAAACGACAAAAAAGACGGACTGGAAACGTTTAAAGAAAAACTCAAAAACGTGCAATTTCTGGAAGGGCTTGGATCCATGTACGAAAAATCGGCCCGCACCGAGAAATTGGCGGATTGGCTGTGCGATAAGCTGGGCCAGTCTTCTCTGCGTGATACCGTGGACTATGCGGCCTCGCACGCCTATGCCGATTTGGCCAGCCACGTCGTGTACGAATTCCCCGAATTGCAAGGCTATATGGGCGGGCAATATGCCGCCTTGGAAGGCCGCCAAGACGCCGCCAAAGCGATGGAAGAATTTTACTATCCGCTCACTTCGTCTTCCCAATTGCCGGAAACCAAAGACGCCTGCATCGTATCGCTGTCCGGTAAAATTGATACGTTGGTAGGCAACTTTTTAATCGGCCAAATTCCGACGGGAAGCGAAGATCCTTTCGCCCTGCGCCGCCAAGCCTTTGGCGCGGTGCGCATCCTGCTGGAAGGAAAAATGAATGTGTCGCTTAAAGAATTGGTGGAAAAATCGGCTTCTTTGTATCCGGCCGGTACGCCGGATAAAGGCTTAAAAGAACTGCCGGGCTTTCTGTATCAGCGTTTGTCCTTGGTATTGGAACAGCGCGGCCATACGCCTGCGGCCTTAAATGCGGTTATTAATTGGTACGAAATGCCGCTTACGCAAGTAGAGGCGTTGGTGAGCGCGCTGGACACGGTTAAAACGGGCGAAGATTTTGCCCAGCTGTTGGAACCGGCCAAACGCGTGTGCAACCTCCTTAAAAAGGCGGACAACGTAACCGAAACGGTGGATGAAAAATTGTTTGAACTGCCGGCGGAAAAAGCGTTGTACGACAAAATCCACGAGGTGGACGGCCAACTGGGCTGTGCGGTACACACCGCCTGCACGCAGGAAGAATACCTGCGCATTCTTAAGACCTACGGCGCGTTTAGAGAGCCTTTGGAAATGTTCTTTAAAGACGTCATGGTCAACGTGCCGGATGCGGCCGTGCGGCAAAACCGCCTGGCGCTGTTGGCGCGGGTGCGCCGTTACCTGACGCAGACGGTGGCGGACATTACCAAACTGTAA
- a CDS encoding pilin, with protein sequence MQQGFTLIELLVVVLIIGILSAVALPQYEKAVEKSRAAEALSLLKTIQNAAAVCELEKGESDTCTLDDLSIGLNSLDCVDGLECTGKYYFYNFDEGIRNPYVCPIRGGCTSYVIQLVGPSYGGTQARLNKRICIGRDDKGKSLCSSLGGKKLSSSTDETVWEF encoded by the coding sequence ATGCAACAAGGCTTCACGTTGATAGAATTATTGGTTGTAGTATTAATTATTGGCATTTTATCCGCGGTGGCGCTGCCCCAGTATGAAAAAGCGGTAGAAAAATCCCGTGCGGCAGAGGCGCTTTCTTTGTTGAAGACCATTCAAAATGCTGCTGCCGTATGTGAGCTGGAAAAAGGAGAGAGCGACACCTGTACTTTGGATGATTTGTCCATAGGATTAAACAGCTTGGACTGTGTGGACGGTTTGGAATGTACGGGAAAATACTATTTTTACAATTTTGATGAAGGAATTCGAAATCCGTATGTGTGCCCGATTCGCGGAGGATGCACCTCTTACGTCATTCAATTAGTAGGCCCAAGCTACGGGGGAACGCAAGCCCGTTTAAATAAACGAATTTGCATTGGAAGAGATGACAAAGGAAAATCTCTCTGTTCTTCTTTGGGGGGCAAAAAATTAAGTTCCAGCACGGATGAAACGGTTTGGGAGTTTTAA
- the lipA gene encoding lipoyl synthase, whose amino-acid sequence MTTPMPQWLKDLVGRNKAALRSSAALHAQQSIDQHLLHTVCHAARCPNRGECFNCGDATFMVLGDICTRGCRFCAVTKARPLPPDENEPERVAQAVKEWGIRYAVLTMPTRDDLNDGGAAHFARVIRAIKTLTPQVKVEPLISDLRGDVSALQTVLQARPDVLAHNVETVPDLYAAVRIGADYKQTLTLLENSKKLAPHIFTKTGFMVGLGESDGQIRALMRDLRAAGVDLLTIGQYLTPSAAHYPVARYPEPAEYRAWEEYALSIGFKGVASGPLVRSSYRAGALYARAVSGGVSK is encoded by the coding sequence ATGACTACACCTATGCCCCAGTGGCTTAAAGATTTAGTGGGCCGCAACAAAGCGGCCTTGCGTTCCAGCGCGGCTTTGCACGCACAGCAGTCCATTGACCAACACTTGCTGCATACCGTCTGCCATGCCGCCCGCTGCCCCAACCGGGGGGAGTGCTTTAATTGCGGCGATGCTACATTTATGGTGTTGGGCGATATTTGCACGCGCGGCTGCCGCTTTTGCGCGGTGACCAAAGCGCGCCCGCTGCCGCCCGATGAAAACGAACCCGAACGAGTGGCGCAGGCCGTGAAAGAGTGGGGCATCCGCTATGCGGTATTAACCATGCCCACGCGGGATGATTTGAATGACGGCGGCGCCGCGCATTTTGCGCGCGTGATTAGGGCCATTAAAACGCTTACGCCGCAGGTAAAGGTGGAACCGCTGATTTCGGATTTGCGCGGTGATGTATCCGCCCTGCAAACCGTTTTGCAGGCCCGCCCGGATGTGCTGGCGCACAATGTGGAAACGGTGCCCGACTTATATGCGGCCGTGCGCATAGGGGCCGATTATAAACAGACGCTTACGCTGTTGGAAAATTCCAAAAAACTGGCGCCGCATATTTTTACCAAAACCGGCTTTATGGTGGGGCTGGGGGAAAGCGACGGGCAAATTCGGGCCTTGATGCGCGATTTGCGCGCGGCGGGGGTGGATTTATTGACCATCGGGCAGTATTTGACGCCGTCCGCGGCGCATTATCCGGTGGCGCGCTACCCCGAGCCGGCCGAATACCGCGCGTGGGAAGAATATGCCCTGTCCATCGGATTTAAAGGAGTAGCCAGCGGGCCTTTGGTGCGCAGCAGCTACCGGGCCGGGGCGCTGTACGCACGGGCGGTCAGCGGCGGCGTGTCCAAATAG
- a CDS encoding SpoIID/LytB domain-containing protein yields the protein MKHFLVFIALLAACAFPAAANTPAAQTEEQRLQEAGDLYFAYKQDDALEAYIALSKDTGNRQAFLNAAFIAMEQNNPKQAVDIMSAAYKLHPQDREVIEMAAEAYLADGQYITAEKFLSLLPEDPRRAGFFHINLARAQMGLGEKKLAKYNLKMAARAGTHPALANYLLGILYEEEKDYKKAADAFRKATVYDHQFIEAKKHYAAALEKLGNYNESYRQYRMIYSSEKNLKDVNAALARLKPRLTRPEKEITGGKEIIKHTFVKPLLPPENVKTKQIKIGLGMRSNGRPSARNTVHFIPSHDFTVTDAQTGRVLARGKAKESWVAVLKDGKAHLLTPANKKIFFKKSVIVTPRSNTQGEGHTIIVKNVMSGAGMTWASVDDKEYRGQLQITHNTTLNTLIPINIVNIEEYLQGVIASEMPTQFPMDALRAQAVLARTYALKHLGKHKYYGYDLCDTQNCQVYGGVTSESERGNAAVESTMGEILTYENKPIESVFSANCGGVTQSAKEAGWYDTPYLQPASDYKDFDFDQLQPYHFKELLQYPHDAYSRYDKNVSLAAFRWTRVVDEEDLSQLIKRQKKDIGRITALIPQRRGRSGYVSRLLVKGTKGNLTLNKENVIRNNLSLGMLRSSYFIVEPNYQDRELKFFVFYGGGWGHGVGFDQTGAAGRAEDGQGYKEILQHYFPLATFESPSQKSAQPAKK from the coding sequence GTGAAACATTTTTTGGTTTTTATCGCGCTGCTTGCCGCGTGCGCCTTTCCGGCCGCCGCGAATACGCCTGCCGCCCAAACGGAAGAACAGCGTTTGCAGGAAGCGGGCGACTTGTATTTTGCGTATAAACAAGACGACGCGCTGGAAGCCTATATCGCCCTTTCCAAAGATACCGGCAACCGCCAGGCGTTTTTAAACGCGGCCTTTATCGCCATGGAGCAGAACAATCCCAAACAAGCGGTAGACATTATGTCCGCCGCGTACAAGCTTCATCCGCAAGACCGGGAAGTCATCGAAATGGCGGCCGAAGCGTATCTGGCGGACGGACAATATATCACGGCCGAAAAATTCCTTTCCCTCTTGCCCGAAGACCCCCGCCGGGCCGGATTTTTTCATATCAATCTGGCGCGGGCACAAATGGGATTAGGCGAAAAAAAGCTGGCCAAATATAACCTAAAAATGGCGGCGCGCGCGGGCACGCATCCGGCGCTGGCCAATTACCTGTTGGGCATTTTGTACGAAGAAGAAAAAGACTATAAAAAAGCGGCGGATGCGTTTCGCAAGGCCACCGTATACGATCACCAATTTATTGAAGCCAAAAAACATTACGCCGCCGCACTGGAAAAATTGGGCAATTACAATGAATCCTACCGCCAGTACCGAATGATTTATTCCTCGGAAAAGAATCTAAAAGACGTCAACGCCGCTTTGGCCCGCCTTAAACCGCGCCTGACCCGCCCGGAAAAAGAAATTACCGGCGGAAAAGAAATCATCAAACATACCTTTGTAAAGCCGCTTCTCCCGCCGGAAAACGTAAAAACCAAACAAATTAAAATAGGCCTGGGTATGCGCTCCAACGGCCGCCCGTCCGCGCGGAATACCGTGCATTTTATTCCCTCGCATGATTTTACCGTTACGGACGCCCAAACCGGGCGCGTCTTGGCCCGCGGCAAAGCCAAAGAAAGCTGGGTGGCCGTCCTTAAAGACGGCAAGGCCCACCTGTTAACGCCGGCCAACAAAAAGATTTTTTTCAAAAAATCCGTCATTGTTACCCCCCGCTCCAACACGCAGGGCGAAGGCCACACCATTATTGTGAAAAACGTAATGAGCGGCGCCGGAATGACCTGGGCCAGCGTGGACGATAAAGAATACCGCGGCCAACTGCAAATTACTCACAACACCACGCTTAACACCCTCATTCCCATTAATATCGTAAATATAGAAGAATACCTGCAAGGCGTCATCGCTTCCGAAATGCCCACCCAATTTCCGATGGACGCCCTGCGCGCGCAAGCCGTGTTGGCGCGCACCTATGCGCTTAAGCACTTGGGCAAACACAAATACTACGGCTACGACCTGTGCGACACGCAAAACTGCCAGGTGTACGGGGGCGTTACGTCCGAAAGCGAACGCGGAAACGCGGCGGTGGAATCCACCATGGGTGAAATTTTGACCTATGAAAATAAACCCATAGAAAGCGTATTTTCGGCCAATTGCGGCGGGGTAACCCAAAGCGCCAAAGAAGCCGGCTGGTATGATACGCCGTATTTGCAGCCCGCATCGGATTATAAAGATTTTGATTTTGACCAACTTCAGCCTTACCACTTTAAAGAGCTGCTGCAATATCCGCACGACGCCTACAGCCGCTACGACAAAAACGTCAGCTTGGCGGCCTTCCGCTGGACACGCGTCGTGGACGAAGAAGACCTGAGCCAACTGATTAAACGCCAGAAAAAAGACATCGGCCGCATCACCGCCCTTATTCCGCAGCGCCGGGGCCGCTCGGGCTACGTAAGCCGATTGCTGGTAAAAGGAACCAAAGGCAATTTAACGCTGAATAAAGAAAACGTCATTCGCAATAATTTAAGCCTGGGCATGCTGCGAAGCAGTTACTTTATCGTGGAGCCCAATTACCAAGACCGCGAATTAAAATTTTTTGTGTTCTACGGCGGAGGCTGGGGCCACGGCGTGGGGTTTGACCAAACCGGCGCCGCCGGACGCGCCGAAGACGGGCAAGGCTATAAAGAAATTTTGCAGCACTATTTCCCGCTGGCCACGTTTGAGTCCCCCTCGCAAAAAAGCGCCCAACCCGCAAAAAAATAA
- the aspS gene encoding aspartate--tRNA ligase, producing MKRTNYCGDITASLLGTKQTLCGWVNSYRNHGGVLFIDVRDRSGICQVVVEPSKPFFAEASAVRNEYVVEVTGTVNRRIEGAVNKNMKTGEIEVVAEEFKVLNTSIPLPFDVDKSLSVAEEIRLKYRYLDLRNPHMYANLLLRHRIMQAARRYLDGQGFLEVETPILTRSTPEGARDYLVPSRVHHGEFYALPQSPQMFKQTLMASGIDRYFQLARCFRDEDLRADRQPEHTQIDMEMSFVTIDDIHEVVEGLMKEIFKTAGKDISVPFPKLSYHDAMEKYGSDKPDLRYSLEMKNVNDVFKNTGFKVFKEVLAAGGAIRALRGEKGAAYSRGHLDKLTELAKKNGAKGLVWLKVKDGALEGPSAKFFTPQEMSALKEAVSALDGDIILVGSDANLHTCQTFMGALRKELVKELPRQSEWAFAWITNFPLLEYIPEEDRWDAAHNPFTAPVEEDLPNLEKDPGSVRSYQFDLVLNGNELASGSVRNCRREVQERILALMKHSKEESARRFGMLLNALEAGAPPHGGIGLGLDRITALLAGEESIREVIAFPKTAQAVCPLTDSPNVVDDIQLKELGIEISKE from the coding sequence ATGAAACGAACAAACTATTGCGGGGACATTACCGCTTCCCTGCTGGGCACCAAACAAACCCTGTGCGGATGGGTAAACAGTTACCGCAACCACGGGGGCGTGCTGTTTATCGACGTGCGGGACAGAAGCGGCATCTGCCAAGTGGTGGTAGAGCCGTCTAAGCCGTTCTTTGCCGAAGCTTCCGCCGTGCGCAATGAATACGTGGTGGAAGTAACGGGCACCGTAAACCGCCGCATTGAAGGCGCCGTAAACAAAAATATGAAAACCGGCGAAATTGAAGTGGTGGCGGAAGAATTTAAAGTGTTAAACACCTCCATTCCGCTCCCGTTTGACGTGGACAAATCCCTCTCGGTAGCCGAAGAAATCCGTTTAAAATACCGGTACCTGGACTTGCGCAACCCGCACATGTATGCCAATTTACTGCTGCGCCACCGCATTATGCAGGCCGCCCGCCGCTATCTGGACGGGCAAGGATTTCTGGAAGTGGAAACCCCTATTTTGACGCGCTCCACCCCGGAAGGCGCACGCGACTATTTGGTTCCTTCCCGCGTGCACCACGGCGAATTTTACGCCTTGCCGCAAAGCCCGCAAATGTTCAAGCAAACGCTGATGGCCAGCGGCATTGACCGCTACTTCCAGCTGGCGCGCTGCTTCCGCGACGAAGACCTCCGCGCCGACCGCCAGCCCGAACATACGCAGATTGATATGGAAATGTCGTTCGTAACGATTGACGATATCCACGAGGTGGTGGAAGGGCTGATGAAAGAAATTTTTAAAACGGCCGGCAAAGACATTTCCGTTCCGTTCCCCAAGCTTTCTTACCATGACGCTATGGAAAAATACGGCTCGGACAAGCCGGATTTGCGCTACAGCCTGGAAATGAAAAACGTCAACGACGTTTTCAAGAACACCGGGTTTAAAGTGTTTAAAGAAGTCTTGGCTGCCGGCGGAGCCATCCGTGCGCTGCGCGGCGAAAAAGGCGCCGCCTATTCGCGCGGACATTTGGATAAACTGACGGAACTGGCCAAAAAGAACGGCGCGAAAGGATTGGTGTGGCTGAAAGTAAAAGACGGCGCGCTGGAAGGCCCTTCTGCCAAGTTCTTTACGCCGCAGGAAATGAGCGCTTTAAAAGAAGCCGTGAGTGCGCTGGACGGCGATATTATTTTGGTAGGAAGCGACGCCAACCTGCACACCTGCCAAACGTTTATGGGCGCGCTGCGCAAAGAATTGGTTAAAGAATTGCCCCGCCAAAGCGAATGGGCTTTTGCGTGGATTACCAACTTCCCGCTGTTGGAATATATCCCGGAAGAAGACCGCTGGGACGCCGCACACAACCCCTTTACGGCCCCGGTGGAAGAAGACCTGCCCAACTTGGAAAAGGATCCCGGCTCCGTCCGCTCCTATCAGTTTGACTTGGTGTTAAACGGCAACGAGCTGGCCTCCGGTTCGGTGCGCAACTGCCGCCGCGAAGTGCAGGAACGGATTTTGGCCTTGATGAAACACTCCAAAGAAGAATCCGCCCGCCGTTTCGGCATGCTGTTAAACGCGCTGGAAGCGGGGGCGCCTCCTCACGGAGGGATCGGCCTGGGGTTAGACCGCATTACCGCCCTGCTGGCCGGCGAAGAGTCCATCCGCGAGGTCATTGCCTTCCCTAAGACGGCTCAGGCCGTCTGCCCGCTGACGGATTCGCCCAATGTGGTAGATGACATCCAGCTGAAAGAACTGGGCATTGAAATCAGCAAAGAATAA